The following coding sequences lie in one Cotesia glomerata isolate CgM1 linkage group LG5, MPM_Cglom_v2.3, whole genome shotgun sequence genomic window:
- the LOC123265638 gene encoding sphingomyelin synthase-related 1 isoform X1: MAKTLPKDIVNWTNEDVIKWLEESGHGSCAFYFKAHDIDGKSLLTIREDDLKSQGMKIEKLGDVKRLYISIKKLQKENMAVLFELGQLEFTSSNFYSHNRQELQSFISNNESSVDPEFYSASVSDDGHASHLPPEIWKAFISLGYLFIVTWITAFVMVIVHDRVPDMKKYPPLPDIFLDNVPHIPWAFDICEVTGTLLFAIWLMVLIFHKYRFILLRRFFALSGTVFLLRCVTMLITSLSVPGAHLQCQPRPTPDDPWAKTAYGELYNKISMAYVIWRGAGMSIQGVRTCGDYMFSGHTVALTMLNFFITEYTPRQLYFLHTFTWMLNMFGIFFILAAHEHYSIDVFVAFYITSRLFLYYHTLANNQALMQRDSIRTRVWFPLFSFFESSVDGIVPNEYESPSKIICNLACTCRDIANALRQKISISNLQRTVNDSTKKGL; the protein is encoded by the exons ATGGCCAAGACCCTGCCAAAAGACATCGTCAACTGGACGAACGAAGACGTGATCAAGTGGCTTGAGGAGTCCGGACATGGATCTTGTGCGTTTTACTTCAAGGCTCATGACATTGATGGCAAGTCTCTGCTGACGATCCGAGAGGATGATCTCAAGAGCCAGGGCATGAAAATTGAGAAGTTAGGAGATGTGAAGAGACTTTATATCagtattaagaaattacagaaGGAAAATATGGCGGTTTTATTTGAGCTGGGGCAGCTTGAGTTTACTTCTTcgaatttttattctcataATAGACAAGAg TTACAGAGTTTCATATCAAACAACGAGAGCTCAGTAGACCCAGAATTCTATTCAGCGTCAGTATCCGACGACGGACATGCCTCGCACCTACCTCCAGAAATATGGAAAGCATTTATCAGCCTGGGCTATTTGTTCATAGTGACGTGGATTACAGCCTTCGTGATGGTGATAGTCCACGACAGAGTCCCAGACATGAAAAAGTACCCGCCATTGCCAGACATTTTTCTTGACAATGTCCCACACATACCCTGGGCTTTTGATATTTGTGAAGTAACTGGGACATTGTTATTCGCTATCTGGCTGATGGTtcttatatttcataaatatag atTTATTCTACTGAGAAGATTCTTTGCTTTGTCGGGGACAGTGTTCCTGTTAAGATGCGTGACGATGTTGATAACATCTCTAAGTGTTCCTGGAGCACATTTACAGTGCCAACCGAGACCGACTCCCGACGACCCTTGGGCGAAAACCGCCTACGGGGAGctgtataataaaatttcaatggcGTACGTCATCTGGCGAGGGGCTGGGATGTCTATTCAGGGAGTTAGAACGTGCGGGGACTATATGTTCAGCGGACACACGGTCGCGTTGACGATgcttaacttttttattactgaAT aTACGCCTCGCCAACTTTACTTCTTGCACACATTCACGTGGATGCTGAACATGTTCGGTATATTCTTCATCTTAGCAGCCCACGAGCACTATTCGATAGACGTGTTCGTAGCATTCTACATAACTTCTCGGCTGTTCCTGTACTACCACACGCTAGCGAACAACCAAGCTTTGATGCAGCGTGACTCCATAAGAACCAGAGTGTGGTTTCCTCTGTTCAGCTTCTTCGAGTCCTCCGTCGACGGAATCGTTCCCAACGAGTACGAGTCGCCCTCGAAGATAATCTGCAACCTCGCGTGCACGTGCCGCGACATCGCCAACGCGCTCagacaaaaaataagtatttctAATCTCCAACGCACTGTCAACGACAGCACAAAAAAGGGTCTTTGA
- the LOC123265638 gene encoding sphingomyelin synthase-related 1 isoform X2, whose product MAKTLPKDIVNWTNEDVIKWLEESGHGSCAFYFKAHDIDGKSLLTIREDDLKSQGMKIEKLGDVKRLYISIKKLQKENMAVLFELGQLEFTSSNFYSHNRQESFISNNESSVDPEFYSASVSDDGHASHLPPEIWKAFISLGYLFIVTWITAFVMVIVHDRVPDMKKYPPLPDIFLDNVPHIPWAFDICEVTGTLLFAIWLMVLIFHKYRFILLRRFFALSGTVFLLRCVTMLITSLSVPGAHLQCQPRPTPDDPWAKTAYGELYNKISMAYVIWRGAGMSIQGVRTCGDYMFSGHTVALTMLNFFITEYTPRQLYFLHTFTWMLNMFGIFFILAAHEHYSIDVFVAFYITSRLFLYYHTLANNQALMQRDSIRTRVWFPLFSFFESSVDGIVPNEYESPSKIICNLACTCRDIANALRQKISISNLQRTVNDSTKKGL is encoded by the exons ATGGCCAAGACCCTGCCAAAAGACATCGTCAACTGGACGAACGAAGACGTGATCAAGTGGCTTGAGGAGTCCGGACATGGATCTTGTGCGTTTTACTTCAAGGCTCATGACATTGATGGCAAGTCTCTGCTGACGATCCGAGAGGATGATCTCAAGAGCCAGGGCATGAAAATTGAGAAGTTAGGAGATGTGAAGAGACTTTATATCagtattaagaaattacagaaGGAAAATATGGCGGTTTTATTTGAGCTGGGGCAGCTTGAGTTTACTTCTTcgaatttttattctcataATAGACAAGAg AGTTTCATATCAAACAACGAGAGCTCAGTAGACCCAGAATTCTATTCAGCGTCAGTATCCGACGACGGACATGCCTCGCACCTACCTCCAGAAATATGGAAAGCATTTATCAGCCTGGGCTATTTGTTCATAGTGACGTGGATTACAGCCTTCGTGATGGTGATAGTCCACGACAGAGTCCCAGACATGAAAAAGTACCCGCCATTGCCAGACATTTTTCTTGACAATGTCCCACACATACCCTGGGCTTTTGATATTTGTGAAGTAACTGGGACATTGTTATTCGCTATCTGGCTGATGGTtcttatatttcataaatatag atTTATTCTACTGAGAAGATTCTTTGCTTTGTCGGGGACAGTGTTCCTGTTAAGATGCGTGACGATGTTGATAACATCTCTAAGTGTTCCTGGAGCACATTTACAGTGCCAACCGAGACCGACTCCCGACGACCCTTGGGCGAAAACCGCCTACGGGGAGctgtataataaaatttcaatggcGTACGTCATCTGGCGAGGGGCTGGGATGTCTATTCAGGGAGTTAGAACGTGCGGGGACTATATGTTCAGCGGACACACGGTCGCGTTGACGATgcttaacttttttattactgaAT aTACGCCTCGCCAACTTTACTTCTTGCACACATTCACGTGGATGCTGAACATGTTCGGTATATTCTTCATCTTAGCAGCCCACGAGCACTATTCGATAGACGTGTTCGTAGCATTCTACATAACTTCTCGGCTGTTCCTGTACTACCACACGCTAGCGAACAACCAAGCTTTGATGCAGCGTGACTCCATAAGAACCAGAGTGTGGTTTCCTCTGTTCAGCTTCTTCGAGTCCTCCGTCGACGGAATCGTTCCCAACGAGTACGAGTCGCCCTCGAAGATAATCTGCAACCTCGCGTGCACGTGCCGCGACATCGCCAACGCGCTCagacaaaaaataagtatttctAATCTCCAACGCACTGTCAACGACAGCACAAAAAAGGGTCTTTGA